A single region of the Chroococcidiopsis thermalis PCC 7203 genome encodes:
- a CDS encoding PcfJ domain-containing protein, with protein sequence MDKTYKIAANGGIYWQGKYGILFLDRAENKVTLRLRQKVKGEFKTTKWLCFSLRTGKLRVYIWSKRYGVRDVTYSDAECLIYKLAKAARVGGCDSRNLPIALAKQAVAELLQIEKCSNLYETIIAKVLPFLQQYDCIPPIPAILRQGFKRENLKDAVKIWFGRDSKQLRKLVARLLEAQVEYERKCLWAVQSNWLALAVSFAQQWQLDYIHALLELKPVEIDPQRVHHLLQQYSPQRVLKLLESAAEEYNASYLLDAANMYWQMTKDLPHYKLPSRPRSFCQLHDWIQRDYNRFRSEREEKRRLPIKKLGKLDGMAVNNLVFVVPRTAHMLIEWGNALNTCIGSYADKAIKRHCYLLGIKAEGELKYAIEIDRQGRIVQFSGRRNSRPAAQDRAAVEAFLRPRLEELFPSKSQIAS encoded by the coding sequence ATGGACAAGACTTACAAAATTGCTGCCAACGGCGGCATCTACTGGCAGGGGAAATACGGCATCTTGTTTCTCGACCGTGCAGAAAATAAAGTGACGTTGCGGTTGCGCCAAAAAGTGAAAGGCGAGTTTAAAACTACCAAATGGCTCTGTTTTTCCCTGAGAACGGGCAAGTTGCGCGTCTACATCTGGAGCAAGCGGTATGGAGTGCGCGATGTTACCTACAGCGACGCAGAATGCCTCATTTACAAACTTGCGAAAGCGGCGCGGGTGGGTGGCTGCGACTCTCGGAATTTACCGATAGCATTGGCGAAGCAAGCCGTAGCCGAACTGTTGCAGATTGAGAAATGCTCCAATCTCTACGAAACAATTATTGCGAAGGTATTACCATTTCTCCAACAATACGATTGCATTCCTCCGATTCCCGCAATACTACGGCAGGGATTTAAACGAGAAAATCTCAAGGATGCTGTCAAAATCTGGTTTGGCAGGGATAGCAAGCAGTTACGCAAACTCGTGGCGCGACTGCTGGAGGCACAAGTAGAATATGAGAGGAAATGTCTGTGGGCAGTTCAAAGCAACTGGTTGGCGCTAGCAGTATCCTTCGCCCAGCAGTGGCAGCTCGACTACATCCACGCCCTGTTAGAACTGAAGCCAGTCGAAATCGACCCCCAACGGGTGCATCACCTATTGCAACAGTATTCGCCCCAGCGGGTGCTGAAGTTGCTGGAATCGGCAGCAGAAGAGTATAACGCTAGCTACCTGTTAGATGCAGCTAATATGTACTGGCAGATGACAAAGGATCTGCCCCACTACAAACTGCCCTCGCGTCCGCGATCGTTCTGCCAGTTACACGACTGGATACAACGCGACTACAATCGCTTTCGCAGCGAACGAGAAGAGAAACGCCGCCTGCCGATAAAAAAGCTGGGTAAATTAGACGGCATGGCAGTCAACAATCTTGTCTTTGTCGTCCCCAGAACCGCTCATATGCTGATAGAGTGGGGCAATGCTCTCAATACTTGTATTGGTAGCTACGCCGACAAAGCGATAAAACGGCACTGTTATTTGCTCGGCATCAAGGCGGAAGGAGAGCTGAAATATGCCATCGAAATCGACCGCCAAGGTCGAATCGTCCAGTTTAGCGGTCGTAGAAACAGCCGTCCGGCTGCCCAAGACCGAGCGGCAGTCGAAGCATTTCTGCGACCGAGGCTGGAAGAACTATTTCCCAGCAAGTCACAGATCGCAAGTTAA
- a CDS encoding ArsR/SmtB family transcription factor, with protein sequence MLKPSPQALTPVAEFFKVLSEVSRLQVLCSLKSGAKNVTEIIAATGLGQANVSKQLKMLTQAGMVVRRPKGISVFYEISEPIVFELCEIVCVDAKRLVVRHRLAVGLEEQTQQLEELQNLRDR encoded by the coding sequence ATGCTAAAGCCTTCTCCTCAAGCCCTGACCCCAGTGGCAGAGTTTTTCAAAGTTTTGTCCGAAGTCAGTCGGCTGCAAGTTTTGTGTTCTCTCAAGTCGGGAGCGAAAAACGTGACGGAAATTATCGCTGCAACTGGGCTGGGACAAGCGAATGTTTCCAAGCAACTCAAGATGCTAACGCAAGCAGGTATGGTCGTTCGCCGTCCAAAGGGAATTAGCGTATTCTACGAGATCTCCGAGCCGATCGTTTTTGAGCTTTGCGAAATAGTTTGCGTAGACGCAAAGCGGCTTGTCGTCAGACATCGCCTAGCAGTGGGACTTGAGGAACAAACCCAACAGTTAGAGGAACTTCAGAACTTACGCGATCGCTAA
- a CDS encoding RES family NAD+ phosphorylase has protein sequence MALTQTLGSAAYNLQSIEAIKVPSARDPNTYNLVVFVNRLSDNSSLRVYDDSGIIDARLP, from the coding sequence ATGGCACTAACTCAAACGCTTGGTTCTGCTGCCTATAATCTTCAAAGTATTGAAGCTATAAAAGTACCCTCAGCCCGCGATCCAAACACTTATAACCTGGTTGTTTTTGTCAATCGGCTCTCGGACAATAGTTCCTTACGGGTCTATGATGACTCCGGCATCATCGATGCACGACTTCCTTGA
- a CDS encoding toprim domain-containing protein yields the protein MPESVTPIQPDAAKKQQLLLPSKTKPAVAFNPSALDRARERQRERELLTQQILALPLEDVATRLGMSPKKGEKGKWCNEQLRNISLTAGKGWYDWNAGVGGKNATSLAMHVLGIDRRAARDWLAVQFGLSRPINCISSCSSATTKQRRKSIANTSIDRRPFVIPVPDESKWMEVQSYLVSQRALPLELVEALHREGKIYASGIAPAVLKSLQQQGKNGKKLTNAVFIRQDIHGEAQGASLRDVQGKFKGLAEGSRKDIGWFSFLQGQGEVQRIVLTESAIDAMSVAALTKYKHLTTLYLATDGTGTLPLELLHNCLTRGGQIILAQDADRAGERQAWNVVKALGKGNIIRAAPNLGKDWNEFLQAKMTATQLEQWYKVSEWWRIAQAIGKTNKYVDRVKLVADEVESGQSLSKEAKASMEQDFCRWREIGASLWKWWRAAVTLEKTADDLQQIANTALAFYAEQHPLPLATEILLQLQHDLELSQQLHALHSRIQT from the coding sequence ATGCCTGAATCAGTTACGCCTATCCAACCCGACGCTGCCAAGAAACAGCAACTTCTGCTGCCGTCAAAAACAAAACCAGCCGTCGCCTTCAATCCATCTGCCCTCGACCGTGCTAGAGAAAGGCAAAGAGAACGAGAGTTGCTGACGCAGCAAATTCTAGCACTGCCTTTAGAAGACGTGGCTACCCGATTGGGCATGTCCCCTAAGAAAGGAGAAAAAGGCAAGTGGTGTAACGAGCAATTGAGAAACATTTCCCTGACAGCAGGTAAAGGTTGGTACGACTGGAATGCAGGCGTAGGCGGTAAAAATGCTACAAGCTTGGCGATGCACGTTCTAGGAATAGACCGACGAGCAGCAAGAGATTGGCTGGCAGTTCAGTTCGGATTATCGCGTCCGATTAACTGCATCTCCTCATGCAGTTCTGCTACTACTAAACAACGGCGTAAATCGATAGCCAACACGAGTATAGATCGTCGTCCGTTCGTCATCCCCGTACCGGATGAAAGCAAGTGGATGGAAGTTCAGTCCTATCTGGTGTCACAACGAGCTTTACCTCTGGAGCTAGTAGAGGCACTCCATCGAGAAGGAAAAATCTATGCTAGTGGCATTGCGCCAGCCGTACTCAAAAGCCTGCAACAGCAGGGAAAAAATGGGAAAAAATTGACCAATGCCGTATTTATCAGACAGGACATACACGGCGAAGCTCAAGGAGCCTCGCTCAGAGACGTGCAAGGTAAATTCAAGGGACTGGCAGAAGGCTCTAGAAAGGATATAGGTTGGTTTTCCTTCTTGCAAGGGCAAGGGGAAGTACAGCGGATTGTCCTTACCGAGTCAGCCATTGATGCGATGTCGGTGGCTGCCCTGACCAAATACAAGCACTTAACCACGCTGTATCTCGCTACTGACGGCACTGGTACGCTGCCACTCGAATTACTGCACAATTGTCTCACACGGGGAGGGCAAATTATTCTAGCCCAGGATGCCGATAGAGCTGGAGAAAGACAGGCGTGGAATGTCGTCAAGGCTCTAGGTAAAGGCAATATTATCCGTGCCGCGCCAAACCTTGGTAAGGATTGGAACGAATTCCTCCAAGCAAAGATGACAGCAACTCAGTTAGAGCAGTGGTATAAAGTTTCCGAGTGGTGGCGGATCGCGCAGGCAATAGGCAAGACAAATAAGTACGTTGACAGAGTGAAACTTGTGGCAGATGAGGTAGAAAGCGGTCAGTCTTTGTCAAAAGAAGCTAAAGCATCTATGGAGCAAGACTTTTGTAGGTGGCGAGAGATTGGAGCTTCTTTGTGGAAATGGTGGAGAGCCGCTGTCACGCTAGAAAAAACTGCTGACGACTTACAACAAATTGCCAATACCGCTTTGGCTTTTTACGCAGAGCAACACCCCTTACCTCTAGCTACAGAAATCCTACTGCAATTGCAGCACGATCTCGAACTCTCGCAGCAACTGCACGCTCTACACTCGCGAATTCAAACCTGA
- a CDS encoding isochorismatase family protein: MTAVNKWMIDPNDAVMLLVDHQSGLFQLVRDIDLPTLRHHVCALAKLSRLAKLPTFTTASVPDGPNGPLIPEIHQYNPEAVYIPRTGQINAWDNPKWVEAIEKTKRKTLLIAGTLTSVCMAFPTLSALVAGYKVFCIIDASGNWSKMATDITVARIVQAGAVPIDTNAVLSELTNTWNRPDAMEFAQVSMDHVVLPYRCLMESYDKAQSVQKVGHETKLDQLEAAGAKK; encoded by the coding sequence ATGACCGCAGTCAACAAGTGGATGATCGACCCCAATGACGCCGTTATGCTCCTGGTGGACCACCAGAGCGGGCTGTTCCAACTGGTCCGGGACATCGACCTGCCGACCCTTCGCCATCACGTGTGCGCGCTGGCGAAGCTGTCCCGCCTCGCCAAACTCCCAACTTTCACCACGGCCTCGGTCCCGGACGGGCCCAACGGGCCGCTCATCCCTGAAATCCACCAGTACAACCCAGAAGCGGTGTACATCCCGCGAACCGGCCAGATCAACGCCTGGGACAACCCGAAGTGGGTCGAGGCCATCGAGAAGACCAAGCGCAAGACCCTCCTCATCGCTGGCACACTCACCAGCGTCTGCATGGCGTTCCCGACACTCAGCGCCCTCGTCGCCGGGTACAAGGTGTTCTGCATCATCGATGCCTCGGGCAACTGGTCCAAGATGGCGACCGACATCACGGTGGCCCGCATCGTCCAGGCTGGGGCAGTCCCGATTGATACGAACGCCGTCCTGTCCGAACTCACGAACACCTGGAACCGACCCGATGCGATGGAGTTCGCGCAGGTGTCGATGGATCACGTCGTCCTGCCCTACCGATGCCTGATGGAGAGCTATGACAAGGCACAGAGCGTACAGAAGGTCGGACACGAGACCAAGCTGGACCAGCTGGAGGCCGCCGGAGCGAAGAAGTGA
- the ssb gene encoding single-stranded DNA-binding protein: MTYLNSVTVIGRVSQDPNIRYFESGAVKASVSLAVRPPYKAEEPQWFDVEAWGAQAEVIANYVRKGTGLAVKGELVFDHWIDKNTGAPRSKAFIRVKLLELLGSPRERQESGAATSEFPTPDLATIANAQF, translated from the coding sequence ATGACATATCTAAATTCCGTCACAGTTATCGGTCGAGTTAGCCAAGACCCCAATATCCGCTATTTTGAAAGCGGAGCAGTCAAGGCATCGGTCTCGTTGGCTGTACGTCCGCCATATAAAGCTGAAGAACCGCAGTGGTTTGACGTAGAAGCCTGGGGAGCGCAGGCAGAAGTGATTGCTAACTACGTTCGCAAGGGGACTGGGTTAGCAGTCAAAGGCGAACTGGTATTCGACCATTGGATTGACAAAAATACAGGCGCACCTCGCAGCAAAGCATTCATCAGAGTCAAGCTGCTCGAATTGCTAGGTTCGCCCCGCGAACGGCAAGAATCTGGTGCGGCAACCAGTGAATTTCCTACGCCAGACCTCGCCACCATCGCCAACGCCCAGTTCTGA
- a CDS encoding beta-lactamase hydrolase domain-containing protein: protein MENVKQINDELSVAGQVTPEQLQQAASEGFKSVLNLRSPEEQGFLKEEQQQAEAAGLQYANIPVKPNEMTDELTTQVLEQIDKLPKPALIHCASSMRAGAMAFMNLATRQGMTPEQVFEKAGEVGFDCNANPQMKQFLEHYVATHQQQE from the coding sequence ATGGAAAACGTCAAACAGATTAATGACGAGCTATCAGTGGCAGGGCAGGTAACACCAGAGCAATTGCAGCAGGCAGCTAGCGAAGGGTTCAAGTCCGTGCTGAATTTGCGTTCGCCTGAAGAGCAAGGTTTTCTCAAAGAGGAGCAACAGCAGGCAGAAGCCGCAGGATTGCAATACGCCAATATTCCAGTCAAGCCCAACGAGATGACTGACGAGTTGACCACCCAAGTTTTAGAGCAAATCGATAAGTTACCCAAACCTGCTTTGATTCATTGTGCTAGCTCTATGCGGGCAGGTGCAATGGCATTTATGAACCTGGCAACAAGGCAAGGCATGACTCCAGAGCAAGTATTTGAGAAAGCAGGCGAAGTTGGCTTTGACTGTAATGCCAATCCGCAAATGAAGCAGTTTTTAGAGCATTACGTTGCCACGCACCAGCAGCAGGAATAA
- a CDS encoding NB-ARC domain-containing protein, translating to MEIEQMLQIANSAMFAHTGRRLSEVEAAILLGSIQRQPYEHIAEVSGYAVSYLKHDVGPKFWKLLGQALGENVSKTNFRGALEHQWRQSLIDATQTQALAVEPTTSPPATAAQTILHQPQADWGEVMDVTQFYGRTGELQMLEQWIVTERCRVVALLGIGGIGKSALAAKLGQQIQTQFEVVVWRSLQNAPPFEAWLETVLSILLQSQGENIAVPSSLDGKLLKLMQGLRQKRCLLVLDNAETILSAGQTGQYRVGYGGYGQLFKEIGEVSHQSCLLLTSREKPREIVPLEGKERSVRTLLLQGLNPEAGRELFRDKGIFAGTESEWSRLVTHYRGNPLALKLVAAATQELFNGRITEVLNYVQQGLAVFDDIRDLLQRQFDRLSEIEQETIVWLAIDREPNSLVELNQDIVTTVSRHRLPYAIQSLLRRSLIEKEGERFFLQPVVLEYVTAQFVQCVSREISSQTPERLKTHALIKAQAKDYVRQMQKRLIVEPIAEQLLIQLGNSQALELQLKTMLAQQQQQVPQPNYIAGNLLNLLVHLQSDLRGCDFSELSVWQADLRQVNLAGVNFRSADLATSVFAEILSSVVSVSFNPDGSLLATGDTEGKICLWRVVDGQQVLTLKGHTSWVWAVPFSPDGKTLASCSNDSLIRLWDVQTIDFEPSNPATLAEASNSSHLPVTCLNTLRGHSSRVWTLAFSLDGQLLASGSEDRTIRLWNAHDGTCLMVLQGHTGGVTSVSFSPNGQILASASEDSSIRLWSVAHGTSLNTLRGHSSWVWAVAFSPDGQTLASGSGDCTIRLWEVQTGTCRKILQGHTDWVTSLSFSPDGSMLASGSEDASVRLWSLQDGACFQLLQGHSSCVWAVAFSPDGQTLASGSLDLSVRLWDVQNGTCLKTFQGRTNGVRSVRFSPDGSMLASGGYDALVRLWDWQQETFKALPGHTDWIWAVAFHPHGHMLASASEDQTIRLWNARDGTCCQTLQGHTSWVCAVSFSPNGQMLASGSHDDSVRLWDVQDGTCLRTLQGHTSWVWAVAFSPDGHTLASGSNDRTVRLWDVRDGTCLRTLQGYMGWVFSVAFSPDGQILATSSSDFSVRFWNVQDGTCLATLHDHINRIHTSVAFSPNGRILASSGEDQTIRLWDVRDGACQKVLQGHTSLVCSVQFSPVDVSLPSGTGPILVSGSQDETIKVWNPTTGECLKTLRADRLYEGMNIGGAQGLTAAQQATLKALGAVEN from the coding sequence ATGGAGATTGAGCAGATGCTACAGATTGCCAATTCAGCCATGTTTGCTCACACCGGCAGACGACTCAGCGAGGTGGAAGCGGCAATCCTACTCGGCTCGATACAGCGACAGCCTTACGAGCACATTGCCGAGGTATCTGGGTATGCCGTCAGCTATCTCAAGCATGATGTGGGTCCCAAGTTCTGGAAATTGTTAGGGCAGGCACTTGGAGAAAACGTCAGTAAAACCAACTTTCGCGGGGCGTTAGAACATCAGTGGCGTCAGTCGCTGATTGATGCTACCCAAACCCAGGCTTTAGCAGTTGAGCCAACTACCTCACCTCCAGCTACTGCTGCTCAAACCATTCTGCATCAACCCCAGGCTGACTGGGGTGAGGTGATGGATGTCACCCAGTTCTATGGGCGAACTGGGGAACTGCAGATGCTGGAGCAATGGATTGTGACGGAGCGCTGTCGAGTCGTGGCACTGCTGGGGATTGGTGGCATTGGCAAAAGCGCCTTGGCCGCCAAACTGGGGCAGCAGATTCAAACTCAGTTTGAAGTGGTGGTGTGGCGATCGCTGCAAAATGCCCCGCCGTTTGAAGCCTGGTTAGAAACAGTGCTATCTATCTTGCTCCAGTCACAGGGAGAGAACATTGCTGTGCCGAGCAGCCTGGATGGAAAACTACTGAAGCTGATGCAGGGGTTGCGTCAAAAGCGCTGTTTACTGGTTCTAGACAATGCGGAGACGATTCTGAGTGCCGGGCAAACCGGACAGTATCGAGTGGGCTACGGGGGATATGGTCAACTATTCAAAGAGATTGGGGAGGTATCCCATCAGAGTTGCTTGCTGCTCACCAGCCGCGAAAAGCCCAGAGAGATTGTGCCACTGGAAGGTAAGGAACGATCGGTACGAACGCTGCTACTGCAGGGACTGAACCCAGAAGCAGGACGAGAACTGTTTCGCGACAAAGGCATATTTGCAGGTACGGAATCGGAGTGGTCAAGATTAGTGACACACTATCGCGGCAACCCCCTGGCGCTGAAGCTGGTAGCAGCCGCGACTCAAGAACTGTTTAATGGCAGAATTACCGAGGTGTTAAACTATGTCCAGCAAGGGTTAGCCGTCTTTGATGACATTCGAGACTTGCTCCAGCGACAGTTCGATCGCTTGTCTGAGATTGAGCAGGAAACGATCGTTTGGCTAGCGATCGACCGGGAACCGAACTCGCTGGTTGAGTTGAATCAGGATATTGTCACCACGGTCTCCAGGCATCGGCTTCCATACGCAATTCAGTCATTGTTGCGGCGATCGCTAATTGAGAAGGAGGGGGAGCGGTTCTTTCTCCAGCCGGTAGTACTGGAGTATGTAACGGCTCAGTTCGTGCAGTGCGTCTCTAGAGAAATTTCCAGCCAAACACCAGAGCGACTCAAAACCCATGCTTTGATTAAAGCTCAGGCAAAAGATTACGTCCGACAGATGCAGAAGCGGTTGATCGTTGAGCCGATCGCCGAACAGTTACTGATCCAGCTTGGCAACTCCCAAGCCCTTGAGCTGCAGTTGAAAACCATGTTGGCGCAGCAACAGCAACAAGTACCTCAACCAAACTATATTGCGGGTAACCTGCTCAACCTGCTGGTGCATCTGCAAAGCGATTTGCGCGGCTGTGACTTTTCGGAGCTAAGCGTATGGCAAGCCGACCTACGGCAGGTCAACCTGGCAGGAGTCAATTTTCGCAGCGCTGATCTGGCAACATCTGTGTTTGCCGAGATCTTAAGTAGCGTTGTGTCAGTCAGCTTTAACCCAGACGGCAGCTTGCTGGCAACCGGCGATACAGAGGGTAAGATTTGCCTCTGGCGAGTGGTCGATGGTCAACAGGTTTTGACATTGAAGGGACATACCAGTTGGGTCTGGGCCGTCCCTTTCAGTCCTGACGGCAAAACGCTAGCCAGTTGCAGTAATGACTCGTTGATTCGGTTGTGGGATGTGCAGACCATCGATTTTGAGCCGTCCAATCCTGCAACTTTGGCTGAAGCGAGTAATTCCAGCCATCTCCCAGTCACCTGTCTCAACACACTGCGGGGGCATTCCAGTCGGGTTTGGACACTTGCCTTCAGCCTGGATGGTCAACTGCTGGCGAGTGGCAGTGAAGATCGAACGATTCGCCTCTGGAATGCCCACGACGGAACCTGCCTAATGGTTTTGCAAGGTCATACGGGTGGGGTCACGTCAGTCAGCTTTAGTCCCAATGGACAGATTCTGGCTAGTGCCAGTGAAGACTCCTCGATCCGATTGTGGAGTGTTGCTCATGGCACCAGCCTCAACACACTGCGGGGGCATTCCAGTTGGGTTTGGGCAGTTGCCTTCAGCCCCGATGGTCAAACCCTCGCCAGTGGTAGTGGCGATTGCACCATTCGACTGTGGGAGGTACAGACTGGCACTTGCCGCAAAATACTGCAAGGGCATACTGATTGGGTCACCTCACTCAGCTTTAGTCCGGATGGCTCTATGCTAGCCAGTGGGAGTGAGGATGCCTCAGTGCGGTTATGGAGTCTGCAGGATGGAGCTTGTTTCCAACTATTACAAGGTCACAGCAGTTGTGTTTGGGCAGTTGCCTTCAGCCCAGATGGTCAAACCCTTGCCAGCGGTAGTCTGGATCTTTCAGTTCGATTGTGGGATGTCCAAAACGGCACCTGCCTCAAGACGTTTCAGGGACGAACCAATGGGGTTCGTTCAGTCAGGTTTAGTCCGGATGGCTCCATGCTAGCCAGTGGCGGTTATGATGCCCTCGTGCGGCTCTGGGATTGGCAGCAAGAAACTTTCAAGGCTTTGCCAGGACACACAGATTGGATCTGGGCAGTGGCGTTTCACCCACATGGTCACATGCTAGCGAGTGCCAGTGAAGATCAAACCATTCGGCTCTGGAATGCACGCGACGGAACCTGCTGCCAAACATTGCAGGGACACACGAGTTGGGTTTGCGCCGTCAGTTTCAGCCCCAATGGACAAATGTTAGCGAGTGGCAGCCATGACGACTCAGTGCGGCTCTGGGATGTGCAAGATGGCACTTGCCTCAGAACCCTACAAGGACATACCAGTTGGGTTTGGGCAGTCGCCTTTAGCCCAGATGGACATACCCTTGCGAGTGGTAGCAACGATCGAACCGTGCGGTTATGGGATGTGCGAGATGGCACCTGCCTCAGAACCCTACAAGGATATATGGGTTGGGTTTTTTCTGTTGCCTTCAGCCCGGATGGTCAGATTCTAGCAACTAGCAGCTCAGACTTCTCAGTTCGATTTTGGAATGTGCAGGATGGAACGTGCTTGGCAACGTTACACGACCATATCAATAGGATTCACACATCAGTTGCCTTCAGCCCCAATGGTCGTATCCTGGCTAGTAGTGGTGAAGATCAAACCATCCGGCTGTGGGATGTCCGAGACGGTGCTTGCCAGAAAGTACTGCAAGGGCACACCAGTCTGGTCTGTTCTGTTCAGTTTAGTCCAGTTGACGTTAGCTTGCCGTCAGGCACAGGTCCGATTTTGGTCAGTGGGAGTCAAGATGAAACCATTAAGGTATGGAATCCTACAACAGGTGAGTGTCTCAAAACCCTGAGAGCCGATCGCTTGTACGAAGGCATGAACATTGGGGGCGCTCAAGGATTAACCGCCGCACAGCAAGCCACGCTGAAAGCATTAGGGGCAGTCGAAAACTAA
- a CDS encoding AAA family ATPase, with the protein MSNRKILSHKIYAVVNQKGGAGKSTTAGHLAYWLNQQCAAIFVDADGQQSGSPWMQDLGINIVQMHDPEQLFEELPVLARQYDAVVVDGPGNAGEITKSILGRCDIAIVPNRPSEFDLRSSGTIVQFVRHVRELRGGMPEAVLFLNAAKGKRSVLLREAQEALSDCPLKLSKIVINDLTCITDAPGQRKTVFQMRSEQALSAATAYNNLFKEVLQVLHDKKIS; encoded by the coding sequence ATGAGCAACAGGAAAATTCTGTCACACAAAATCTATGCCGTCGTCAATCAAAAAGGGGGAGCTGGAAAATCAACTACAGCAGGGCATCTCGCCTACTGGTTAAACCAACAATGCGCCGCGATCTTCGTCGATGCTGACGGACAGCAAAGCGGCTCGCCTTGGATGCAAGACCTTGGAATCAACATCGTTCAAATGCACGATCCAGAGCAATTGTTTGAAGAATTGCCTGTGCTGGCACGTCAGTACGATGCTGTTGTGGTAGATGGACCAGGTAATGCCGGAGAAATTACTAAATCTATCTTGGGACGATGCGATATTGCCATCGTGCCAAACCGCCCCTCCGAGTTTGACCTCCGCAGTAGCGGTACGATCGTCCAGTTCGTGCGACACGTCCGCGAACTGCGAGGCGGAATGCCGGAGGCGGTACTCTTTCTCAATGCTGCCAAAGGCAAGCGCTCGGTGCTGCTGCGGGAAGCGCAAGAGGCGCTCTCGGATTGTCCGCTCAAGCTATCCAAGATAGTCATTAACGACCTTACTTGCATTACCGATGCTCCAGGTCAGCGCAAAACCGTGTTTCAAATGCGAAGCGAACAAGCTTTATCGGCGGCGACAGCATACAACAACTTATTTAAGGAAGTATTGCAGGTGCTCCATGACAAGAAGATCTCTTAA
- a CDS encoding ParB/RepB/Spo0J family partition protein — MTRRSLKEAVQGSGLIEESNLKAFVFGNNISTTGATPPAGDRRVVPRTSVHRTFSFVPDRQPVRHSYDREKLKQWAQSDIAPNGIQSPLWVRPLPGGSDREYELVAGLRRHLAAEIIALDSVPVIVYHWTDEEAFEASLSENTNRQDFSPLEYADGALKLVALKLNCSIDDAVSLLYRMDNEVKGKVTHNVVGSQQGEAIALVFNFLGQSTWKSFVSHYLPLLRKPSEVLEAIRAGKIEYTKGLEIAKEKDPTNRRLLLEAAIEERLSLSAIRERIKPVAPSGVEPTLQHRFADTYKRVKQAKVWHDPKKAKELEKLLARLESLIQQE; from the coding sequence ATGACAAGAAGATCTCTTAAAGAAGCAGTCCAAGGTTCCGGCTTGATTGAGGAATCAAACCTCAAAGCTTTTGTCTTTGGCAATAACATTTCAACCACTGGCGCAACTCCTCCAGCAGGCGATCGCCGAGTTGTCCCTCGCACTTCTGTCCATCGTACCTTTAGCTTTGTTCCCGATCGCCAACCAGTCCGCCACTCCTACGATCGAGAGAAGCTGAAACAGTGGGCCCAAAGCGATATTGCTCCAAATGGTATCCAATCTCCACTTTGGGTTCGTCCTTTGCCTGGAGGTAGCGATCGAGAGTACGAACTAGTAGCTGGATTGCGCCGCCATCTTGCTGCTGAAATTATCGCTCTAGACTCCGTGCCAGTTATCGTCTATCACTGGACGGACGAAGAAGCGTTTGAAGCATCTCTATCTGAAAATACCAATCGACAAGACTTTAGTCCTTTAGAATATGCCGATGGCGCTCTCAAATTAGTTGCGCTGAAGCTAAACTGCTCGATTGATGACGCGGTTAGCCTACTCTACCGCATGGACAATGAAGTGAAAGGGAAAGTTACCCACAACGTTGTGGGTAGCCAGCAAGGGGAAGCGATCGCCCTTGTTTTTAATTTCTTGGGTCAAAGTACGTGGAAGTCATTTGTTTCCCATTACTTGCCACTGCTGAGAAAGCCGAGCGAAGTGCTAGAAGCGATTCGGGCTGGTAAAATTGAATATACTAAAGGATTGGAAATTGCTAAAGAAAAAGATCCAACCAATCGGCGATTGCTACTGGAAGCAGCAATCGAGGAACGGCTATCTTTATCAGCCATTCGCGAACGAATAAAGCCAGTAGCGCCTTCTGGAGTAGAACCAACTCTCCAACACCGCTTCGCCGATACCTACAAGCGAGTCAAGCAAGCCAAAGTTTGGCACGATCCCAAGAAGGCAAAGGAGTTAGAGAAGCTGTTAGCCAGGTTAGAATCGCTCATTCAACAAGAGTAG
- a CDS encoding RES domain-containing protein, with amino-acid sequence MGSLKFGGRYNPPQAFEALYLANNPVTALQEVNAVVQTETGLLGIKGPPRILLSVDYQLQAILDICHPESQSVLETNLSELIAPGAIAQR; translated from the coding sequence ATTGGTTCTCTCAAGTTTGGTGGCAGATACAATCCGCCCCAGGCGTTTGAAGCACTATATCTAGCCAACAATCCCGTCACGGCATTGCAAGAAGTCAACGCTGTCGTCCAAACTGAAACTGGGCTGTTGGGGATCAAAGGACCACCACGTATTCTGCTATCGGTTGACTACCAACTACAAGCGATTCTAGACATTTGTCACCCTGAGAGTCAAAGCGTTCTAGAAACAAATTTGTCCGAACTCATCGCTCCAGGCGCGATCGCTCAACGCTGA